A region of the Sphingobium yanoikuyae genome:
CTCGCGATGAACGGCGTGAACATCGCTACAATAACCAATATATCTAAAACTCTAATCCATGATGAGCTGCGATTTATAGTTTTCAAAGGGCCGCTTGCTCAGAGAAGAATCTATGGCGGATACTTTCATCGTCCCTCATCGGATGTTGATATCCTGATTGATCGCGGTGATCTGCGTCGCTGCACTGCGCTTCTCCAGGCGGCAGGTTATTTCCTGCCCGCGGAATGTGATCGTATCTGGTGGCGTGCGTTTCTGGGAGAGCAGCATTTCTTCTCGCGTTCGCCGAACCAGGCAACGGTCGACGTTCATCATCGGCTCCAGCAGCCGGGTTGTCCGCACCCCATGGACGTGGGCGCGTTTCTGCGTGAGCCGGCGGATCAGGAATTGGGGCAAGTGAAGGTTCCCTGCATATCGCCAATCCACGAAACCCTGTTGGCAAGCCTGAGCTTCGTGAAGTCTCTGACCCAGCATTGCCACGCAGCGGCCTATCTTCTGGATTTCTGCGCCGCGATTGCCGGGCTCGATCATGCGGCCTTGGCGATTTTGCATCAACGGGCAACGGAGCAGAATATCGAGCATAGTCTGCGCATTACCCTGGCCTGTGCCGAAAGCATGTTCGGCTTGGAAGTGCCGGAATTTGCGGAGCCACTGCCGATCTCGGACCTGTTTGGCGCGGATTTGTCCCTGGCCGTCTTCACGCCCGATGATCCGTCCATTGCCTGGCCGCGCTTGCGGCATTTGCTGTGGCGGCTATGCGATAACCGGCGAGCCGGCCAGAAACTGGGAACATATATGTGGGTCGGTGGCAGCTTCCTGGCGTCCAAGGCAGCGCGCAAGATACCGGGATGGCCGAAGGAAGATCCCACCATTATCCATGTTGCGCCTGTTGCCGCATCGGGCTGATCGCTCTGCGTGAAAAAGCATCACACCGTTGCGAACAGATAGTCGGCGTCACTGGCCGCGCGGATCAGGGGAGTGGGTTGGGTCAGCAACCAGCACTCCCCCGCCCGCCAGGTCAGGCCATCGATGTCCCCGCGCCCCCGCAACGGAATGAACCAGGCGAGACCGCTGTTGGTCACGTGCAGCGCGTCTCCGCCCTGCATATGTGCCAGTCGCAAACCGAAAGGCCCATCATCTAGCAGGACGCCGCTGCAGCCAAGTGGAC
Encoded here:
- a CDS encoding nucleotidyltransferase family protein, producing MTDVLLDPSRKARKIVDIVRCHVALSVPQMIVSVPSPAIDADDWADIITVGKSCKLLLHLGAGLRAAGQHIPDAFSREEDRFRKLTLAMNGVNIATITNISKTLIHDELRFIVFKGPLAQRRIYGGYFHRPSSDVDILIDRGDLRRCTALLQAAGYFLPAECDRIWWRAFLGEQHFFSRSPNQATVDVHHRLQQPGCPHPMDVGAFLREPADQELGQVKVPCISPIHETLLASLSFVKSLTQHCHAAAYLLDFCAAIAGLDHAALAILHQRATEQNIEHSLRITLACAESMFGLEVPEFAEPLPISDLFGADLSLAVFTPDDPSIAWPRLRHLLWRLCDNRRAGQKLGTYMWVGGSFLASKAARKIPGWPKEDPTIIHVAPVAASG